The Candidatus Zixiibacteriota bacterium genome window below encodes:
- a CDS encoding response regulator, with amino-acid sequence MSKEHILLIEDEPDIQELIRVNLVRQGFRLSIYKSGEEGIPAIKAQQPKLILLDLMLPGIDGLEVCRILKNGTVTNQIPIIMVTAKGEDVDMVTGLELGADDYLTKPFSPRVLIAKIRALLRRRNSEQLSDEPSVTAHELEIHPGRFEVIADGRHFDLSLTEFRLLHFLAKNPGWVYSRYQIVSGVRGDDIVVTDRSVDVHVVGLRKKLGKYGDYIETVRGVGYRFRR; translated from the coding sequence ATGAGCAAAGAGCACATTCTCCTTATTGAAGACGAGCCTGACATTCAGGAACTCATCCGAGTAAACTTAGTCAGACAAGGTTTTCGTCTGAGCATATACAAATCCGGCGAAGAGGGGATTCCCGCCATCAAAGCACAACAGCCCAAATTGATTCTTCTTGATCTCATGCTTCCGGGAATAGACGGTCTCGAAGTCTGCCGCATACTCAAAAACGGCACAGTCACGAATCAGATTCCGATCATCATGGTGACTGCCAAAGGAGAGGACGTCGATATGGTGACCGGACTTGAGTTAGGCGCCGACGACTATCTCACCAAGCCCTTTAGTCCACGGGTTCTTATTGCCAAAATCCGCGCATTGCTGCGTCGACGCAACTCAGAGCAGCTCAGCGATGAGCCGTCGGTCACTGCCCACGAGCTGGAGATCCACCCGGGTCGTTTTGAAGTTATCGCGGATGGCCGACATTTTGATTTATCTCTGACTGAATTTCGATTGCTGCATTTTTTGGCGAAGAACCCCGGCTGGGTGTATAGCAGGTATCAGATCGTTTCAGGCGTGCGAGGGGATGATATTGTTGTCACTGATCGATCGGTTGATGTCCATGTTGTGGGACTGCGCAAGAAGCTCGGTAAATATGGCGACTATATCGAAACAGTGCGCGGTGTCGGCTACCGCTTTCGGAGATAG